TGGCAGCCTGATTAAAGTTCCATACAGGTGGAACTCGGAGTTCACTGGGAGAGCAAAacccctggggctgggtttgaGAAAGGAACAAAGCCCAGGTGATTCAGGGAAGTTTGgcaaacacagcccagccctgcacccaccaTTGATGATCCGGGCCACCCTCCAGAGGCGCAGGAGGATCAGGAGCCCCACGGCCTCGAACTCGTGCTCGCGGAAGATGAGGACGATGTCGAGGATGAAGGACACGACGACAACGATCCCATCCAGCACCTCGAACTTGTGGTGGAAGAACTCCCGGCGGTAGACAAAGACTTTAAACCCCACCTCAACCAGGAAGATGGTTAAAATGGACAGGGAGAGGTAGTGGAAAACCTGGAAAAGAGCACAAGTTTAAGGCAGGAAGACTTGCAGAGtgcacagaggcagagcaggctggaAAGCCTCTGCTGCTTGAGGGCACCTCTGGGTTGCCTCTACAAGGAGAAGGGCTGAGGACTTTTCTTCCACAACCATCGGCTCAGCAAGGCTGGAAGTCCAGGTCCTGCTTTGCCCAGCCTATCCAGGGAGTTTTGAGACACCAAAGGGAGGGAACTGCTGTTCATGTTGACACTTCCCCACATTTTACCTTTGGGGTTATATTATATCTGTCCGGAACGATGATTTTCAAATCGATAAGCAATTCCCCAAGAACCAACAAGGCATCCAGGATCACCAAGCAGACAACCCCAATCTGTTGGAGGAGAAAAACCAACATGAATCCCATGCCAGCACAGACAGATGAGCAAGAGAAGCCAATGTAACCCTTCAGACAACACACCCTAATGCCCACAGCCTTGATTTGGCTGGTTGTGTTTCATGGAGCCTTCCATTGCTCCCACTCCTGCTGCCCTGAATGGTGGAATATTCCACATGGAACCACCTGCCTCCCCACCAGACCCCGCTTGGCGTGGAGGGCTCGGGGAGCGGGAGGAGAGCACATGCCAGAGCTGTGGTGATTGTGCACTGGGGCTTGTCTCCTCTCAGGGGACATCTGCACCtgaagcagagctgctctgttctgACACgacagctcagctcagcagcagctgctgctctttgcacCGTGGGGTTCATGACCTCAGTGCTCTCCCTGAGCTCTGTCCCAcaacagctctgctgtcacaAGTGCCCTCGGCCTGGGTTTGTTCTGCCTCACCTGAAACCTGTGAGAGCTGAAGAGCTTTTTCATCATGTACTGGAAGGAGATGTGTCTCCTGGGGGGCTCCAGCTTGATCTCTCCATCTGGCTGCTTCTCCCCagcgtcctcctcctcctcctcccatttCCGATAGTCGTTGCTCCATTGCACGGGGTCATCGCCCACCACCGTGAAGTGCTTCAGGTACCTGGACATGGCTCTGGATCAAGCTGGCATCACCCTGCCAACGTCTGAGGGACAAGAGCAGAGTGTCACCTCCCCGTTTGGGGCTGGCCAAGGATGCCAAATCTTGCTTTTTTCACCCAGCGAGGGTGACAAGAGCGTGACATTCCGACACAGCTGGCTGAGGGGAAGTTGCTTCATGGTGATACCGCTGGTTTTGCATCACCTCCCCCGGCACCACGCGGAGCCCCTGCTGCCTTCCCAATTCTGTTTGCACCTCACTGTGCTGCTCTACAACAAGGAACTTCCTCACAAGGTATTTCCAAACTTCTCCAAACAAAGCATTGATTACAGGAGCAAAAAGCTCCAGCCCTTATCTGGCACCTCGTGATGGAGGTGGGGGCAGCTGCCCTTGTGTTTCTAACACTGACCCAGGGAAGCTGTTGGTCAAGCTGACCCCAGCATCCTCACCCTCCAGCCACACTGCCAAGATGAGGAACTGCCATAATTTCCCTCCATTAACACCAATGACACCCTGTCATCTCAGCCTTTGCAGGCAAATTAGGCAGGTGATGCCCACATTCCAACCTGGCAGGTGGGTGACATTGTCCTCCTCATCTCCTATGTCCAGGGCTGACCCTTGGGCATCCTGGCTTCAGCCCATCCCTGTGGGTACCCAGTGAGGGGCAGGACAATCAAACCAAGCTCCTGATGAAGGCCACGCTCCAGCCATGAAAACCATATGAGTGAAACTCTGAGTACACTGGAAGAGCAGACCCGATGGGCCTCCAGATGGGCTGtgtggctggctgcaggagaggctctCGTGTTCTTATCACAACCCCACCAGCCTCCCTTCCTCtttgggcagccctgcagccttgGCCCACAAACCCTCCGAGATCCGCTCCTGCCGCCAGCACGTCCCCATCCCGCTCTGCGGGCACCCGTCCTTGCCAGAGCCGCAAGCCACCCTTGGCCCCTGGTGCCACCACAGGTCCGCCCTGGCTGCTCGTCCTCTCCGCGACTTCCCGGGGCCGCGGTGGGCTCCGCTCCCAGCTCCGGCCACCTCGTCACCTGCCGGGAGGAGGGAGCCGGTCCCACGGTGCCGTCACAGGGGCAGCACCTTCGTTCTCCGCCACCGGGCGCCGAGCGGAGCCCGCGGGGAGCGGCCCCGGGCACGGAGCCCCCTGCCCCGTGCGGGACGGCCTCGGGGCTGCCGCGGGGCCCGGAGCCGCCGGCGGACGGAGCATCCAGGACCCCGGGGCTTCCCAACCTCCCCCGTCCCCAGCACTGACCGGAGCGGCCACGGCGTCGCCCGGAGCAGACGGAGCCCGGGGCCGCGGCGGGACCCCGAGGAGAAGGACGTGGCAGCCCCGGGAGGGTCCCGCTGtccccccccaccccggccCGCACCCACCGGGTCGAGCCCCGGGATCCTCCCGGCCGCCCCCCGCTCCCCGGTACCGTGCGCGTCCCGGCTGcgcccgccgcctcccgccgcctcccccgGCCCGGCTCCGCCTCCCCCGGCcaggggcggccccgccgcctcctCCCCACCTCGCCCCGACGGCTCCCCGAGCCAGGCCCCCTTCCATCCCCGACATTTCCCATTTCCGCAGCCTttttcctccaggctgcccGCACTTCGTCCCTCCGAAACAGGACAGGCCGGATGCagtttaaacttttttttttccaatgtttTTAAACTTTCCCCCCATCACACGCAACAACGAGCAAAGATCCAAGAGAGTCGCAAATTTAAATTGTGACTCTGCCGCTCCCAGTGAGAGCTGCTGAGCACGGACACAGATTAGTCCCATGAAGTCCAGGGATCAACGTGAGCTGTAAGATCCAGGAATCAGGCCTGGATTAATCTGCCTCCTTTTATAAGCTCGTGTTTTGTCACAGCCTCTTCATGTTTAGGGTTCCCCTCAATCTTTCAAACACAAACTGGTTTGGGAAGTTCTCAGAAAAATTCAGCTGTGAAAAGCACCTGGGACCCACCTCTGTGGCACCTCTGCTGGGACAAACTGGAAATATTCCTAATTTTCTTCAAAGAATAAACATCTCTCCAGTTCTTCAATTCTAAAATCCAAAgatatttctttctttgaaaGGATTTCCTCCTAGAGAGTGCTTAAATCTTTTCCTGCAACTGAAATATTTCCAAGCACCTCATCCCAAAGCACACATCCCTGTTCTCCTTCCCAGGGCGATGGGGAATGAGCACAGGTGagaccctcctggagctgcaaaCCCCCATCCCTCAACCATCACCCCAAAACAGCGACTTACAGAGCTCTGGAGTGGGACCCCAAAGGCACAGCCCTGgacccatggcagggaggtttAGCCTGGGGCTTCCCAGTTAATTTGGGCATTTTGGCTTCAGCTGAGTCCAGTAAACAGCAATCAGGCAATGGGGGAAGAGCTGCACCTGAGAGCTCATCAGATCCAGCCCCTTTTGGGTGAGGACTGTGGGGTTTAGGGAGAAAACCCCCACCATGAGGGGTGTGTGCAAAAATCCCCGTGTTCCCCTGtggcctgagctctgctggggaCCAGGTCCTGATGCTCCAAGAAAAAGTGATGtggtgttgttgttgttgaagTCAGCCTGACTCGGAGCTGAACACAGCAACAGCCCTGACACATCCAAAGCAAACCAGGAACAGGCAAAGATGACCTGTGTGGAAAAGCAGCCTTTGCACAGCTGGGTGGCAAGGACAGACTTCACCTTGGAGAAACCAGAGAAACACCCCAGTGCCTCGAGGGCACCCAACATGAGAGTGCCCCAGATCTCACCACACTGTCCAGGGCACACGACAGGGATTGAAGAGAATTTGGATTTACCACAATTTCCTGCTACCTGTTGTGGAGACCTCTGGCACAGCCCAGTGCCCCTCCCCACCCAATCCATTCTTTGCACCGTTCACAGAGCTCTGGGCCAGCAGGAACTGGTGTtgggctgtggggacacaggCCTTGGGAGactcacagctgctctggccattCCTTGTGTCAGCTAGAATATTCCTGCAAGTAccattatgggaaaaaaaatcacaatcaGCATCTACTCCTTCTCTCTTCCTCCAGTGACCAAAACAACCCAACCCCAACCAATGGACATAAAAATGTGCCTGAGCTGTTGGTTACAACtcaaagcaggagcagccccttcccttcccttcccccttcccttcccccttcccttcctccagggATCCTGAGGAATGACCCAACCTCAGGGAATGCAGCCAGgcagagaacacagcccagaaTAGGCACCTGTGTCACCGAAACTGTGTTTggggagagaagaaaacaagccACAGAGGACAAAGGTGTGGCACGGATGGCGAGGAGAGGTGACAGTGTCCCTGCCAGAGCAGACACATCCCAACCTGTCCCATGTGTGCTGTCACCCACAACAGCAATAACAGATATGCAGGGTGTTGGACAAGGAGGGAGAAGAATTATAGAGCTATAAAGGAAACCACAAATGTGATTCAAAGGGTGAAAGTAAATTTGTGAGAAAGCCTTACCAGGTAATCTGTAACATCTGATCTAGCAAGCTCAGCAGAGGTAGTTAGAGGTTTTTGATTAATCAGCTgtagagggaagggaaaaatgtCTTCAGAGTAGGGAAATGGCTCTTTGattctacattttaaaaataaagtcagTGGCTGCAGACTGCCCAGAAAAAGCATTTGTGGCAAACACGTCCCACTCACTGCAGAGGTGGAGGGGAATTCAGTGGGAcaccaggacagagctgggcatTCCAGTGACAAACTGGCTCCTCAGCagatgcagcagcactgcagctgtcctagggcagggacagggtAGGAACCGGCCACCTCCTCTGAGTGCTGAACACCCCCACAACATTTTCCACATGCAGTGAAGGAGCCCAGGCTGGTCCTGTGgaggcccagagctggcacacaCCTCACCCATCCCCACAGAGCCTCCTGCCCCAACAGCCAGCACTGATAAAATGGACTCGGGTTCCCCCCATTCCACCAGAAATTTAGTTTTCTAATTAAACACCAGAGGGAATGGGTCTGGTCTCAGCTCCAGCCCTCTCAGAGCAGCACTTGCACTCAAGGCCAAGCCCTCAGTGCACAGAACAATGAACAGGAGCCAAGCTGAGCTTGTCCTCCCACGCccgtctgctgctgcccagccccgaGCAGGGCTGTGGCAAACACCAGCTCAGGACCGGCGGCCCCACCCTCGGCTGGGAGGGGCCTCTGCCTGAGGCTCCAGATTCAGAATTAAACCCAACACTGCTGTTCAAAATCACCTTTTGCAGCTCAGACAAATCCAAACCAAGAATCCGTGGGTTTCCAGAACAATTTATTTCTCTACGTCAGGCCCTTGGAGAGCAGTAGTGTATATGTTGTGATAAACCGACACTGAGAAGATTTAACAATTTCTTCATTTAATAAGTGATTTTCACTACATGATATTGTACACTGTCATCTGTTCAAAAAAGAtcaacagtttttaaaaaacaagattCTGTGAGAGATTTATATAAACCGGTGATCAAGATCAACACCTCTGGTTGGCTTATCAAGCGAGTTTCTAGGTTTCTTTGTAGAACAAAGTCTTTATGCTGAAATGCACAAACCCCTTCCAGCAGATCCAGAGCCATTTCCATCACTCCCAGAGCCGTTTGTGTCACTGCCCCGGGACTGCTGTCTCAGCACTGGGATCTGCTCGACTGAACACACGGAAACTGTACAAAAACGTGTTCACTTTGAGCATGGACAAGCCTTTCTGTTTGCTATTTCCAGCCAGCACTTCCTTTTCTCTCCGAGAGGAAGGCGTGGATGGGAAGCCCGGCCAACTCGGCAGGGGGGTTGTGTACAAACGGGTTTCTAAGCGAACTTTGGCTTCAGGAAGGAGACACAAACACTTAAAATAATGGCTTTGTCATTGGAAGTGTACGGAGAGGGACGTGTGTCTGAATTAAATATACATCCTACCAGTGGTGCTGGCAAGGCTGAAGGTTATTCCTAATGTCGACAGCAATAGAACTAACGTGTACATGACAAgacattaaaagaaaagcaatccctttaaaacaaaattgaaCATAAAAAAAAGTTCACAGTGGTTTGTATAAACAGTATGTAATCGCTGACAGGAACAATCTCTACTCTCACAGCACACGAGTGCCCTCTTCAGATGCTAAAGAACAAGGTTTACACTATTCATGGTCCGGGTCCCGCCAGCCCCGCGGttacctggccctggtggggaGATGCTGTGGAGTGTGCAGCTGGAACAACGACACAGGGGGACTCTCAAACTCTTTTCCTGGGAGGGAGCAAAGTCTTTCATTCGCTGTTACAACCAGCAAATGCCATTCAtcaaatggaaaggaaaaccaCAAACACATTATCTATTTTGAGCAAGCTGAACAGCACACATGATAAGTTTAAAAATGGAGGTTATAGACTATGATACAAGTCCCAACAAGGCAGTGCCAAAGGTGACTATTTCTTGGCTTGTTTTGTGATCATACCCCTGGGAGGTGTTACAGGTCTGCTGGAATTGGGCTTCTTCTTCTCTGCAGGTTTCAAGATCTGAAAAGACAGAGGGGTCATTTAGCAAAAAGTTTTAGCTGTCTTCCAGTCCAACAGTAATTCACTGGTAAAGGCACTACATGGTTCTGGACCAGTCTCAATGTGCCAGGAAATCAATGtctttgctgctctgagctAGGCCAGGCCTTGGGatcagctgctccagagcccacagcagtggcagcagctgagagacAGCTGCTTTGCCTGGGTGATTTAATTCCAGGATAAAACAGTTCCCCTactcacagcagcacaggattATCACCTTTTTGAAGATGTGAGTGCAAACACTGCCCTGCCTACATGTGACAGATGCAAAGATCTATTTGAAACAAGCCTTACTGTTATTTAATAGTAAAACATTGATTCAAAATAGCCCAAATTTAACGTGTGGCCTCACTAAAGAGAAGGGAAGATCTTTAGATACCATACCTGGAAAGAGCACATTAGTGTTTCATCCACGCTCATCATGGCACCCGCGTTATCAAATTCTCCACAGTAATTTGGGGCAGAAAACAGAGTTACCAACTGTCTTTTTGCAAAAAACTCATATCCATCTTCAACCACCTTTAGAGACAAAAGCAGAGGTGTTACTCTGGGCAGCTTCCTCCTGACAAGGTGCAAAGCAACTtttccagaggcagcagctgaaaaccTGGCTATGTTTAATGAGCATGAGTTTCAAAGTTTTACATTAAAACAGGAGCATCACAAGAACCAGCTCAGCAACAGAGTCCATTAACATTGAGAAAACCCTTGTTCAAGAGAATCAGAGTTTCTATGAAAATGTTAATTATAAGGGCTGTTAAACACTGGGACACATTCAGAGAACCTCACACGTATTTACAACTTGGCTGGGCAAGACCCTCAGCACCTTGGGCTGACACAGGCTTGGCATGGGCCAGGTGACCACCTCAGGTTCCCCAAACCTAAATTATTCTATGGTTTAATGTACAAAATGAAAATACCTGATGAGCTCTACATATGAGATCCAAATCATGCTTATGGAGAAACTTAGCAACCACTTCAGCACCAAAAGTGAAGGACACTCCTCTGTCATTTTCACCCCAGCCCAAGACATCCTTGTCAGGGTCGGACCACAGGAGGTCACACAGGAGGCCTTGGTCCGGTACATCCGTGGGGCGCATGATTCGTCTGATCTGCTCCATTGACTGCAGGTCTGGTGACAAACCTGTTCACAGGGAAGACACAGGCAGGCCCCAGCTTAGTCcagctttgctctgcagcactgacaTTCATCCAGGACAAAAATAACTTGGATTCAAAGTGATTCACCACTGCCATTTTACGTAGCTCAGTGGCGACATTCACTGACGTTTTTTAAATCCAGCATTTTGGTACAGAAGTCACTTTGTAGGAGATTTACTGGAAGCAAGATAAAGCAAGGCCATTTCCACATTTTACAGGATTACAATAATCT
This portion of the Agelaius phoeniceus isolate bAgePho1 chromosome 18, bAgePho1.hap1, whole genome shotgun sequence genome encodes:
- the HVCN1 gene encoding voltage-gated hydrogen channel 1, producing the protein MSRYLKHFTVVGDDPVQWSNDYRKWEEEEEDAGEKQPDGEIKLEPPRRHISFQYMMKKLFSSHRFQIGVVCLVILDALLVLGELLIDLKIIVPDRYNITPKVFHYLSLSILTIFLVEVGFKVFVYRREFFHHKFEVLDGIVVVVSFILDIVLIFREHEFEAVGLLILLRLWRVARIINGIILSVKTRSEQQLSKLKQANLKLATRVEQLEHSCLEKEQEIERLNNILKQHGLLSQQK